TTGACGGCGGAGACCCGGCGGGCCGTATCCGCTGTTTCATCAAAATTCTGATAACCAATCAGGCCAAGATAAGGCTGTATGGCTGTCCGGTCGGCACCTTGAGCAGTGAACTTGCCAAGCTGGGCCACGCTGCCCAGGCAGATGCGAACGATCTTTTCACCTTGTTTCACCGCTGGCTGAAGGGTCAATTCGTGGCGTTAGGCCGGGAAAATGAGGCTGATGAACTGGCGATGCATCTGCTGGCCCGCAGCCAGGGTGTCGCAACGCTGTTCAACGCCTTCCAGGACGATGCTTTTGTGGAGGCGGAAGTGAGCCAGATGTGCGACTGGCTGGACAGCGTTATCAAAGGCGAAACATCTATAAAATCCGAATAGGGGCGGGAAATATGTTTGCTGTATTCCTCAAATTCTCCGGCAACAGGGCGAAGGCCGGTCAGTTCATGGACGGCCACAAGGCTTGGATAAAGCGGGGTTTTGATGACGGTGTCTTCCTGATGGTCGGCAGCCTGACGCCCGATCTGGGTGGGGCTGTACTGGCCCATGGCACATCCCGTGACGCGTTGGAAGCCCGTGTGAAGGACGATCCTTTCGTCGCGGAAGACATTGTGACGGCAGAAATCCATGAGATCGCACCGGCCAGGGCTGACGAGCGTCTCAATTTCCTGCTGAGCTGAAAAGGGCGCTAGAACAATGAGCAAGACGATAGAAGCCCCGGATGGGCAACCGCGTTGTGGCTGGTGTGCGGCGGCCCGTGAATTTTTCGACTATCATGACAGGGAATGGGGCTTTCCGGTTGATGACGACAGGCGCTTGTTCGAGAAGTTATGTCTGGAAAGTTTTCAGTCAGGGTTAAGCTGGCGCACGATCCTGGCCAAGCGTGAGAATTTTCGCGCCGCCTTTCACAATTTTGATTTCGACCGGATTGCAGATTATTCGGAAAAGGATCGCGAGCGCCTGTTGCTGGATGCCGGGATCGTCCGCCATCGCGGCAAGATCGAGGCTGTGATCAACAATGCCGCACGGGCAAGGGAACTGATTGATCAGGAGGGGTCTCTGGCGGCTTTCGTCTGGCGGTATGAGCCGGACCCGGCACAGCTTGCCGCGCCGCAGAGCCAATCAACCTCGCCGGAATCCGTTGCCTTGTCCAAAGAATTGAAAAAGCGCGGATGGAAATTTGTCGGCCCGACCACGGTTTATGCCTTCATGCAGGCCATGGGGCTGATCAACGATCATGTGGAGGGCTGTATCATGCGGGAAAAGGTGGAGAAGGCCCGCGCGGCCTTTACCCGCCCGACAGCCTGAAACCCGCAGCACAGGCCGCGTGACGGCGGATGCTGCGGGTAAATGATCGCCGGTCTGAAATTAACCATTAAAGCATGAATATGTGACAGGACGATGTATCGTTTCCGGGTTGGTGTAAGCCAAATTCAACCCGGAAACGGTCAGCAAGTATGACCCAAATTCAAAAATCTTGTTACATGGGGTGCCTTGCGTAATGCGTCAAGACATACTATTGACAACGCCTGCCCATATTTAGGCAGCTAAACTTTTTAGTTTGTACACATAAAATATGCTCAAAGAGACCATGGAAAATAAACAAGCTCCTCTAGCCCAAACGGCCGGGGGGTCTAAAACCTCTGCGGCTGCACTTGAACGAGGGAAAAAGCGGGTTTCGCTTCTGTCCCTCTCGATCATGGCGCTTGCTGTCGGTGTCGTTACCGGCTTTGGCGCTATCGTGTTCCGCTTTATGGTTGGTGTTATTCACAATTTTGCCTTCCATGGTGAACTTTCCGCCGTTTATGACGCCAACGTCTTCGGCCCGCCAAGCGAGTGGGGTCCGGCCCTGATCCTGGTGCCGATAATAGGCGGGCTGATTGTGGTCTTCCTGGTGAAGAAATTTGCCCCGGAGGCTCGCGGTCATGGCGTGCCCGAGGTGATTGATGCGGTCTATTTCCGCCAGGGTGCGATCCGCCCGGTCGTGGCCGTCGTGAAATCGCTCGCCTCCGCCCTGTCGATCGGGACGGGCGCGTCGGTCGGTCGCGAAGGCCCGATCATCCAGATCGGTGCGGCCCTGGGGTCCAGTCTTGCGCAGTGGACGAAGCTGCCTGCCGGACAGCGGATCGTGCTGCTTTCGGCCGGTGCCGGTGCGGGGATCGCGGCCACCTTCAACACGCCGTTGGGCGCGGTGATCTTCGCCGTTGAACTGATGATGCCGGAGATCAGCGTACGCACCTTCCTGCCCGTGGTCGTGGCAACCGGCACGGCGACCTATGTGGGGCGCCTGTTCTTCGGCCTGCAGCCCGCCTTTGTGGTTCCGATCGCCCATGCACCGGAACTGGCGCCGCTGCATATCTTCGGCTTTATCGGCTATGCCATTCTGGGGATCGCCTGCGGCCTGGCGGCCTGGTCCTTTATCCGGGGCGTGCATTCCGCGGAGGAACTGTTCGAACGCCTGCCGTTTAATGACTATGTCAAAGCCATTCTCGGCATGGGGACCGTGGGGGTCATGCTCTATCTGTTCCAGAGCCAGGCCGGTCACATGTTCATCGCGGGCACAAGCTATGCAACGATCCAGGCGGTTCTGCAGGGGACAATGAATGCCTTGCCGCTGCTGGCGCTGTTGTTCCTGGCAAAGCTGGCGGCCACCTCGATCAGTCTTGGCGCGGGTGCGTCGGGCGGCGTCTTCGCGCCGTCGCTGTTCCTGGGAACGGCGCTGGGTGGCCTGTTCGGCGGGATTGCGGCAATTGTCCTGCCTGAGGCGGGCATGAACGCCGCCGAAGGCGCGATGGTCGGCATGGCATCCGTCAACGCGGCCTCTACCGGGGCGGCGCTGACTGCCATTGTGATGGTCTTCGAGATGACCCGCGACTATAACATCATCGTGCCGATGATCATCGCGGTCGCCATTGCGGTGGGCATCCGCCGTATGCTGATCGACGAAAATATCTACTCGATCAAATTGCTCAGCCGCGGTCACCATATTCCGAAGGACCGGCACAGTAACATGTTCATGGTCCACCCGGCCAAGGACGTCATGCATGACATTTCCTATGTGCTGGACGCGGACAAAACCCTGGCAGAGGCACTGCCTGCGGACTTTGGCGAGAAACGCGGCCCGGTTCTGGTGGCCCACGACGGACATGTCCTCGGGGTGATCGAGAATATTGATGCGCTTTTGCACCGGAAAATCACCGCACCGGACAGCTTGGTACGCAGCTATACCAACCGGAAGTTCGTTCTGGCGCGGTCCGGGAACATTCTGGACGACGTGCTTCGGCGCATGGCGCGGCGGGAGCATACAACCGCGCTGGTCGTTGCCAAGCGTTCCGGTGTTCCGCGTGTAGAAGATGTTCTGGGCGTGATCAGCCAGCATGGCGTTGGCGACAGCCTGTTGGCGGAACTGCGGTCAATCTCCAGCTAACAGACCTGAATGACCTGACAAGAAAGCGGCTTCCCGGCGGAAGCCGCTTTTTTTAGTCGCGTATTATATTTCCATTGTATGGCAATTTTACCACCAGATAGGTCGCTATTTAGTTCAAATTCGTCGTAGGCCGTACATTGCCCCTACTGAAAATACCGCAATATTCTGTCGCCCGATTATGGTTTCGGGTAAGGGTTTAACAACGTGGCCGCCATCCTTGTACGGATGGAATAAAAAGCAGGTCTTCTCCGAACAGATTTTCCAATTTCCCACGCCTTTTGTGGGAGGGGGGAACTGCGTCCTAAATCAGGACAGGTGATACCGCTCGGTCGCGCATCAGCTTAGGGAGATTGTGTCTCATGGCGGGTCGTAACGCATTATTCATCCCCGGACCGACCAACATGCCGGATCGTATTCGCAACGCGATTGATCTTTCCATGGAAGATATGCGCGCGCCGGATTTTCCGGAATTCACCAAGCCGCTGTTCGAGGACCTGAAGAAGGTCTTTCAGACTGAAACCGGTCAGGTCTTCCTGTTCCCGGGTTCCGGCACCGGTGGCTGGGAAGCGGCGATCACCAACACGCTGTCGCCGGGCGACAAGGTCCTGATCAGCCGTTTCGGCCAGTTCTCCCATCTCTGGGTGGATATGTGCGAGCGCCTGAAGTTGAACGTCGATGTGATCGACGTTGAGTGGGGCACGGGCGTTCCGGTTGAGGAATATGCCAAACGCCTGGAGGCGGACAAGGCCCATGAGATCAAGGCGGTCTTCTGCTGTCACAACGAAACCGCAACCGGTGTCACTTCTGACATTTCGGCGGTCCGCAAGGCGCTGGATGCAGCCGATCACCCGGCGTTGCTTTATGTGGATGGCGTCAGTTCCATCGCCAGCATCGATTTCCGCATGGACGAATGGGGTGTGGATCTGGCGGTCAGCGGCTCCCAGAAAGGCTTCATGCTGCCGACGGGTCTGGCCATCGTCGGTGTCAGCCAGAAGGCTCTGGAAAAACGCCACACCGCACAATCGACCCGTTGCTTCTTCGATTTCGAAGACATGATCCGCCTGAATGCACAGGGTTACTTCCCCTACACCCCGGCAACCACCTTGCTGCGCGGCTTGCGCGCATCGGTTGACATGCTGCTGGAAGAGGGGCTGGAAAACGTCTTTGCCCGTCATCACCGCATGGCCGAGGCGGTTCGCCGTGCGGCAATCGACGGCTGGGGCATCGGTGTCTGCGCCAAGGGGCCGGAATGGTATTCCGACACGGTAACCGCCGTGACCGTCCCGGACGGCTTTGACGGCAACCAGGTCGTGAAACATGCCTACTACCAATACAACCTGTCGCTGGGCGTCGGCCTGTCGAAAGTTGCAGGCAAGGTCTTTCGTGTCGGCCATCTGGGCAGCCTGAACGAGTTGATGATCCTGCAAGCCCTGGCCGGTTGCGAAATGACCATGCGCGATCTGGGTATCCCGATCGAGGCCGGCAGTGGTGTGGCCGCAGCGGAAGAATATTTCCGTGAAACCGCAACGCGGGCGCAGGCCCTGGCCGCTGAATAAGACGCGACCTTCAGACCCTATTCTTGAGAGGTTTATGCCATGAGTCACACAATTTATCAGCCCGTTGTCTCCCGCTTGCAGCGCAGCGAACTGGCCGTGCCGGGGTCGAACCCGTCGATGATCGACAAGGCCGCCGACAGTGCTGCCGACTATATCTTCCTTGATGTCGAAGACGCGGTTGCCCCGCCGGACAAGGAACAGGCCCGTGCCAATATCATCCAGGCGCTGAACGACATCGACTGGAAAGCCAAAGGCAAGACGATCTCTGTGCGTATCAACGGTCTGGATACCCATTACATGTATCGCGACGTGGTCGATATCATGGAACAGGCCGGGGACAAGCTGGATACGATCCTGGTGCCGAAAGTCGGCGTCCCGGCGGACCTCTATATGGTAGAGGCCATGTGCAACCAGATCGAACAGGCCAAGGGCTACACCCGTCAGGTGGGGCTTGAAGCCCTGATCGAAACGGCGCTTGGCATGGCCAATGTTGAATCCATCGCTCAAGGCTCCAAACGCCTGGAAGCCATGCATTTCGGTGTTGCTGACTATGCCGCCAGCAACCGCGCGCGTACGGTCAATATCGGTGGCCTGAACCCGGATTATCCGGGCGATCAGTGGCATTTTGCCCTGTCCCGCATGACGGTTGCCTGCCGGGCCTATGGCCTGCGCGCCATCGATGGTCCGTTCGGCGATTTCAACGATCCGGACGGTTATATCCTGGGTGCGAAACGTGCAGCCGCACTTGGTATTGAAGGGAAATGGGCGATCCATCCCTCCCAGATCGAACTGGCCAATGACGTCTTCTCCCCGCCGGCAGCGGAAGTGGACCGCGCCCATCGCATCCTGGAAGCCCTGCGCGAGGCAGAGGCTGCCGGGCGTGGCGCTGCTCAGTTGGACGGCAAGATGATCGACGCGGCCTCTGCCCGTATGGCGGAAAATGTCGTGAATATCGACCAGGCGATCAAGGCGCGCTCCGCGTAAGCAGGCAGGCAGAACAGGGAGGACATCCAATGGATATCCATGAGTATCAGGCAAAGGAACTGTTGGCCGGTTTCGGCGTGCCGATCGCGCGCGGCGGCCTCGCCTACAGCCCGGAACAGGCAACCTATCGCGCCCGTGAACTGGGTGGCGACAAATGGGTGGTGAAGGCTCAGATCCATTCCGGCGCACGCGGCAAAGCGGGCGGCATCCGCGTCTGCGAAAACGACAAGGAAATCTGGGAAGCGGCAGACGACCTGCTGGGCAAGACCCTGGTCACGCACCAGACCGGTCCGCAGGGCAAGACGGTCTATCGCCTCTATGTGGAAGAGGCGACCAATATCGACCGGGAGATTTATCTCGGCTTCGTCCTGGACCGGAAACATGAACGGGTCTGCGTCGTGGCGTCTGCGGCTGGTGGCATGGAGATTGAAGAAATCTCTGCGGAACAGCCCGACAGCATCATCCGCGTCGCGGTGGAAAGTGCTGTCGGCATGAAACCGTTCCAGGCGCGTGAAATCGCCTTCAAGCTGGGCCTGGAAGCAGGCCAGATCAGCAAGGCGGAAAAGGCGATCCTGGGCTGCTATCGGGCGTTCCGTGAAATGGACGCCACCATGGTGGAGATCAACCCGCTGGTGGTGACCGGCGAAGGCGAGTTGGTCGCGCTCGACGCCAAGATGAGCTTTGACGAAAACGCCATGTTCCGCCGTCCGCATATTGCGGAATTGCGCGACAAATCACAGGAAGACCCGCGCGAGACCTATGCGGCGGATCGCGGTCTGTCCTATGTGGGGCTGGACGGCAATATCGGCTGCATCATCAACGGTGCGGGCCTCGCCATGGCGACCATGGACATGATCAAACATGCCGGTGGGGAGCCTGCCAACTTCCTTGACATCGGTGGCGGCGCGTCGCCGGAGCGGGTGACCAAGGCCTTCAAGGCGGTGCTGGCCGATGATGGGGTCGAGGCGATCCTGGTGAACATCTTTGCCGGTATCAACCGTTGTGACTGGGTGGCCGAAGGCGTGGTCCAGGCGGTTCAGAATATCGACCTGAAAATCCCGCTGGTGGTCCGTCTGGCGGGCACCAATGTGGAAGAGGGGCGTGAAATCCTGAAAAACAGCGGCCTGCCGATCATCACGGCGGAAAGCCTGGGCGAAGCGGCAGACAAGGCCGTTCAGGCCTGGCGCGACAACACGGCCAAATCGGCCTAGGACGAGAGGGAGGATAAAATGGCTATTCTTTTGAACGAGACCACCCCCGTTATCGTCCAGGGCTTCACCGGCCGGATCGGGACATTCCACGCCCAGGAAATGATGGATTACGGCACCAATGTTGTCGGCGGGGTGACACCCGGCAAGGGCGGCACGACCCATCTGGGCAAGCCGGTCTTCAACACCGTGCGAGAGGCGGTGGAGGCAACCGGTGCTACCGCCTCCGTGATCTTTGTACCGCCGCCCTTCGCCGCGGATTCCATCATGGAAGCGGCAGATGCGGGCATCCAATATGCGGTCTGCATCACCGACGGCATTCCCGCCCAGGACATGATCGAGGTGAAACGCTATATGCGCCGTTACAAGCGGGAGCAGCGCATGATCCTGACCGGGCCGAACTGTGCCGGGTCGATCAGCCCGGGCAAGGCGATGATGGGCATCATGCCGGGCCATATCTATATGCCGGGCAAGGTCGGCGTTGTCGCCCGGTCCGGCACGCTGGGCTATGAGGCCGCCGCCCAGATGAAGGCGCTGGGCATCGGGATTTCCACCAGCATCGGCATCGGCGGAGACCCGATCAACGGCAGTTCCTTCCAGGATATCCTGGAACATTTCGAACAGGATGCTGAAACCGAAGCGGTCATGATGATCGGTGAAATCGGTGGCCCGCAGGAAGCGGATGCCGCCCAATTCATGCGCGATCATATGTCGAAACCGGTTGTCGCCTATATCGCGGGCTTGACGGCGCCAAAGGGCCGCCGGATGGGCCATGCCGGGGCGATCGTTTCTGCCTTTGGGGAATCCGCTGCTGAAAAAGTGGAAATCCTGAAGGAAGCAGGTGCTCTTGTCGCGCCTAACCCATCGGAGTTAGGCTCCACCATGGCGCAAGCCCTGGCGGGTAAGCCTGCGGCGTGACAAGATCCCCGGTTGGTGTAATACAGACCCCTATCTCGCTTCACCAACCGGGGGCCCCTTTCGGGGGAAACCATCGAAACCGATTGTAAGAGGTATCTGAATGTCCAAGCCAAAAGTGATCGTGACACGACGTTGGCCGGAACAGGTCGAGGCGGAAATGCAGCGTCTGTTCGATGTTGAGTTGAACACCGATGACCGGCCAATGACCAAAGATGAAATCCGCAATGCCATGATGCGTGCGGATGCCCTCTGCCCGACGGTGTCGGACAAGCTCGGCCCGGCGATCTTTGCAGGTGAGGGCATTCGCACCAAAATCCTCGGCAATTTCGGGGTCGGTTTCAACCATATCGATATCGAGGCGGCGAAGGCGGCAGGGGTCAGGGTGACCAACACCCCCGGCGTGCTGACGGATGCCACGGCGGATATCGCGCTCACCCTGATCCTGATGGTGGCCCGTCGGGCGGGTGAAGGCGAACGGGAAGTGCGCGACAATGCCTGGACCGGTTGGCGGCCGACGCATTTGTTGGGCACACAGGTAACGGGCAAGACTTTGGGCATCATCGGCATGGGGCGTATCGCCAAGGCCGTAGCCCACCGTGCCCATCATGGTTTCGGTATGGACGTGGCTTTCTATAACCGCTCCAAGGTCGATGAGGCTGAGGCGCGCAGTCTGGGTGCCCGTCAGGTCGATAGTATCGACGAAGTTTTGGAAACTGCGGATTTCGTCTCGCTCCATTGTCCGGGCGGTGCGGAAACCTTCCATCTGATGAATGCGGAACGCATCGGCAGGATGAAGCCGTCGGCCTATCTGATCAATACCGCCCGCGGCGATGTGGTTGACGAGCAGGCGCTGGCAACAGCCTTGAATGATGGCACGATCGCAGGCGCAGGTCTGGACGTCTACCAGGGCGAACCGGATATCGCACCGGCGCTGCTATCTGCCAAAAACACGGTGCTTTTGCCGCATCTGGGCAGTGCGACCACTGAGACCCGGACCGCCATGGGCATGAAGGTCGTGGAAAACCTGAAAGCGTTCTTCGCTGGTGAGACGCCGCCGGATGTGGTTGTCTGATTCGACGATACGGATCAGATTGTCCGCAGGGGAATGACATGGCGTTGCAGGAGCGTATGGGTATCTCTCAGGCACGGGATTTGGCGGAAACCGCTTTCCTTGCCGGTGTGAAGGCGGCCGATCCGGACAAGGCGGTGCGTGCTGCCCTTTCCGTGAAAAAGACCGGCCTGTCCGTTGCCGGTGTCAAGGACGTCTGGAGACATGTCTTCCTGATTGCTTTCGGTAAGGCTGCCTGCGGGATGACCGAAGGGGCGTTGGCTGTAATTCCTCCGGAGTATCTGGCGGCCCCGCCCATTGTTGTGACCAATGACGAGAATTTCCGGGAAATGGACGGTTGCCGCGTCTTTGCCTCCGGGCATCCCCTGCCGGATGCGCGCGGCATGAAGGCAGCACAGGAAATTGCTGCTTTGCTTGACCAGACCACGAAAGAGGATTTGGTCCTGGTTCTGGTCAGTGGCGGCGGCTCGGCCTTGCTGCCGCTGCCTGCCGAAGGCATTTCCCTGGATGAAAAAATTCAGACCACGGACCTGCTACTGGCCTCCGGGGCCGGGATCAGCCAGGTCAATGCGGTGCGCAAGCATCTCTCTGCTCTCAAGGGTGGACAGTTGGCGCAAAAGGCATTACCGGCTTGCGTGCATGCCCTGATCCTGTCGGATGTGATCGGTGATGACCTTTCCTCAATTGCCAGCGGGCCGACCGTGCCGGACCCGACGCGATTTTCGCTCTGCCGGGCAATCCTGAAGGATTACGGCGTCTGGACCAAACTGCCGGCTGCGGTACTGGCGCGGCTGCGAAAAGGTCATCAGGGATTGTTGCCCGAGACGCCCAAACCGGGCGGTGATGTTGACCGGCAGGTACATAACACGCTGGTTGGCAGCAATGCCTTGAGTCTGAAAGCGATGGAGGAGGCGGTTACCAAACAAGGCATTGTGGTCAGGCGCTATGATGATGCCCTGACAGGGGAAGCCCGGGACGAGGCGGCAAAGCTGGTTGCCTATCTCAAGACACTGAACAAGGACGTGAAGCGGGGGCCAATGGCCGTGACGGCTGGTGGTGAGACGACCGTGACACTTTCCGGTAAGGGCAAGGGCGGACGGAACCAGGAATTTGCGCTCGCTTTTGCGATTGAGGCCGAAAGGCAGGAATTGGGGATGAACTGGGAATTCCTGAGCGCGGGCACCGACGGTCGCGATGGTCCGACGGATGCCGCAGGTGCTGTGGTGGATGCCCAGACGTTGGCCCGAATGCGGGATGCCGGGGGGAACCCGGCGGCTTTGTTGGCGGAAAATGACGCCTATAATGCCTTGTCGCTTTCCGGGGACCTGATCAAAATCGGCGGCACCGGCACGAATGTGGCCGACCTGCAACTGGCCCTGATCTGGGTTTGATCTTATTCGTGGATAGCAGAAAACCGGCCTCCTGGGAGGCCGGTTTATTGGTCAGGCTGATTTATTGAAACGGTTGTAAAGCCATCCTGTCGAGGCACCCAGCACCAGCCAGAAAAGCAGGGCCGATACCAGGGAGGCCACGGCAAATTCCGCAGCAAGCGACGGCGGTACTGTGCCTCCCGGAACATCCGGATGCGGCGCGCCGACGATATGAGGAACGGCAATCAGGACTACGCCCAGACCGGTCCAGATATGGCCTTGCTTCAGGAAAATAAGGGCCAGTCCCACGGCAGAACAGGCAACGGTCAGAAACCACCATATCTGGCGGGCCTGAAGGTCCGCGGCAACCGTGCCGGGCACTTCCGGCGGCAGGCCGAGCGCTGGCAGAAGTGAGAAGGCGGCAAACCCGGCTAGGCCCCAGAGGACACCGGTTTTGACATCTTCATCCCGTCCACGCAGGACAATTGCCCCACAAAGCAATAAGCCGAAACCGACACCGGCGGCGACATTGCTGAGCAGGGTAAAGGCAGTCCGTTCCAAACCATCTTCCGGAGCCCAGTCGCCAGCATCATGGTCGTGGCTGTGGGCTTCTGTTTCTGCCGCGACGGCACCATGGCTTTCTTCGCCATGGTCATGGGCGTCGGCAGTGCCGGTTTCATAGGTTTCGGCTTCCAGAATAAGGGGGATTACCTTAACGGACTGGGCGGCAGATGCGAACACGCCGGCTATGAAGCCGGCGATGATCGCGGTCATCAACACTCGTTGAATCACGATTATGATCTCCCGTTATGCCAGGATTAGTGGCACGGGAAGGTAAAGGAGTGCCGTGCGTCGTGAGCTGCGTTATGCAGCGTGGACGGCTGGGCGAAACCAACACCATAGATCATGAAGACACCGAGCAGACCGGCGACAACGGCCGCTGCAACCCGGTTTTGGATGCTGACAGTGGCATTGCTATGCCCCTGGGTCAGTACACGATCAGTCATAACTCCCTCCGCGTTTGATCGTAGATATCAGCCCGAAATCGGACTTCTGAATGGCAGGTCTCCTGGCTAACGGCTTCTTATCCGATACGCCTTCCCGGTGTTGTCGAAACCTCACCAGTGGCTCAATGCATCGGACAAGCCGTCTACAGTTGCGGGGGCAGCCCAGGTCTGAAATCCCCTGATGGGTAGATTCCTCCTGCGTTCCCTATTAAGCCCCAAAGCTCTATCGCTTTTATAGGGGGCACCACTCAACGGCCAAATATGGTTTGCCTCGGGGATTTTTGTCAACTGATTAGCCGTTTATGAATATAGAAATATTGACCTCGCGCATTTCCCGGCGTTCATTGGGGTATTAGGATTGTATCCATGGATAGGTTCGGATGCTGAAGATGACCAGGCTATGCAGAGATGGTGGGGTGGCGAAATCGCCGCTGGCCATGCTTGCATTGATCTGCCTGCTTGTCGTCAGCATCGTGAGCATGCCCGCCATGGCAACAAAGGCTGCGCCAGTATCCTCGCAGGGCGTTGAGCGCCTGCTGGATACGACGGCGGGGTCATCGTCGGTTGATCATAAAATGGCGACCGGCTGCTGTGTTCAATCCGTATGTGTTGCCTTTCTTGTCGTCACGCCGGAGGGAATAAATCGGGGTTGCAGTCCCGATGTGCCTTCGGTGTTTTCCAACGACGGGTATGCCAGCCTGGCAATTACGCCGGCCAAACATCCTCCGCGACGCCGATAAATTTTCGGGTCACCGGGGTCCTTTATAACGGTCACGCCTCAAGCAGACCGACCCGGATTTCGTTGGAGATTTATTTGGAGGCAAGGCAATGGACGAAAAAAGTCACTGCCATCATCATGCCGATCAGGAGGGACGGGTGACCGACCCCGTCTGCGGCATG
The Aestuariispira ectoiniformans genome window above contains:
- a CDS encoding glycerate kinase type-2 family protein, coding for MALQERMGISQARDLAETAFLAGVKAADPDKAVRAALSVKKTGLSVAGVKDVWRHVFLIAFGKAACGMTEGALAVIPPEYLAAPPIVVTNDENFREMDGCRVFASGHPLPDARGMKAAQEIAALLDQTTKEDLVLVLVSGGGSALLPLPAEGISLDEKIQTTDLLLASGAGISQVNAVRKHLSALKGGQLAQKALPACVHALILSDVIGDDLSSIASGPTVPDPTRFSLCRAILKDYGVWTKLPAAVLARLRKGHQGLLPETPKPGGDVDRQVHNTLVGSNALSLKAMEEAVTKQGIVVRRYDDALTGEARDEAAKLVAYLKTLNKDVKRGPMAVTAGGETTVTLSGKGKGGRNQEFALAFAIEAERQELGMNWEFLSAGTDGRDGPTDAAGAVVDAQTLARMRDAGGNPAALLAENDAYNALSLSGDLIKIGGTGTNVADLQLALIWV
- a CDS encoding CbtA family protein → MIQRVLMTAIIAGFIAGVFASAAQSVKVIPLILEAETYETGTADAHDHGEESHGAVAAETEAHSHDHDAGDWAPEDGLERTAFTLLSNVAAGVGFGLLLCGAIVLRGRDEDVKTGVLWGLAGFAAFSLLPALGLPPEVPGTVAADLQARQIWWFLTVACSAVGLALIFLKQGHIWTGLGVVLIAVPHIVGAPHPDVPGGTVPPSLAAEFAVASLVSALLFWLVLGASTGWLYNRFNKSA
- a CDS encoding CbtB domain-containing protein, producing the protein MTDRVLTQGHSNATVSIQNRVAAAVVAGLLGVFMIYGVGFAQPSTLHNAAHDARHSFTFPCH